A genomic region of Desulfomicrobium apsheronum contains the following coding sequences:
- a CDS encoding tRNA lysidine(34) synthetase, translated as MAQWGRLKYAQQFCLGQAGKIMQQTGMAWPGARIGLAVSGGMDSWVMLQVMVMRQRIVPFPIELFVIHLNPGFDGMTHAPLAEWMRVNGVAGHLETTDFGPRAHSAENRKKSPCFFCAWHRRKRLFDICKQYNLTHLALGHNTDDLVSTFFMNMLKTGKIYGLVPKESYFGGRLTLIRPLLLLDKATITQACRQWKLPVWENDCPSKDKTSRSQTLNQALALCGGDKRIRTNMFNALRRWQLESWPGMI; from the coding sequence ATGGCCCAGTGGGGAAGACTCAAATACGCACAGCAATTCTGTCTCGGACAGGCCGGCAAGATCATGCAGCAGACAGGCATGGCCTGGCCCGGGGCACGCATCGGGCTGGCCGTTTCCGGCGGCATGGACAGCTGGGTCATGCTTCAGGTCATGGTCATGCGCCAGCGCATCGTCCCCTTTCCCATCGAACTGTTTGTCATCCACCTGAACCCCGGCTTTGACGGAATGACCCACGCACCCCTGGCGGAGTGGATGCGCGTGAACGGCGTTGCGGGACATCTGGAAACCACCGATTTCGGACCCAGGGCGCACTCTGCCGAGAACCGCAAGAAATCGCCCTGTTTTTTCTGCGCGTGGCATCGGCGCAAACGCCTCTTCGACATCTGCAAGCAGTACAACCTGACCCACCTCGCCCTTGGGCACAACACCGACGACCTGGTCTCAACCTTCTTCATGAACATGCTGAAAACAGGCAAAATCTACGGACTGGTCCCCAAGGAGAGCTATTTCGGAGGCAGGCTGACCCTCATCCGCCCCCTGCTCCTGCTGGACAAGGCCACCATCACCCAGGCGTGCAGACAGTGGAAACTCCCGGTCTGGGAAAACGACTGCCCCTCCAAGGACAAGACCTCCCGCAGCCAGACCCTGAATCAGGCCCTGGCGCTGTGCGGAGGCGACAAGCGCATCCGCACCAACATGTTCAACGCCCTGCGCCGCTGGCAGCTCGAGTCCTGGCCCGGCATGATCTGA
- the fliR gene encoding flagellar biosynthetic protein FliR has protein sequence MDLFSLDPAVILTFIFALMRISLILFLMPFFGGAVLPATVKAALCLTLTLALWPRLPMVGVQMPSHPFALAVMLGAELLLGLILGMVIRFIFAAIQTGGQLIGFQMGFAMVNVVDPDSGASEAVTAHFMYMVSLLTFLSINGHLYLLSGLMKSFDLLPPGSILISARLTDQIFALSGQIFVLAIQIGAPVIAAILLVDLALALISRASPQMNVLIIGFPIKIAVGFLFMGIIFEIISLHMEGFVSRMPLLFSQIIGAMR, from the coding sequence ATGGATCTCTTCTCCCTCGACCCCGCAGTCATTTTGACCTTCATCTTTGCGCTGATGCGCATAAGCCTCATTCTTTTCCTGATGCCTTTTTTTGGCGGCGCAGTCCTGCCCGCCACTGTCAAAGCCGCACTCTGCCTGACCCTGACCCTGGCCCTGTGGCCAAGGCTTCCCATGGTGGGAGTCCAGATGCCGAGCCATCCCTTTGCCCTTGCGGTCATGCTGGGCGCGGAACTGCTGCTGGGCCTCATCCTGGGCATGGTCATCCGCTTCATCTTCGCCGCCATCCAGACTGGCGGGCAGCTCATCGGCTTCCAGATGGGCTTTGCCATGGTCAACGTCGTGGACCCCGATTCCGGCGCTTCCGAGGCGGTCACGGCCCACTTCATGTACATGGTCAGTTTGCTGACGTTCCTGTCCATCAACGGGCATCTGTATTTGCTGAGCGGGCTGATGAAAAGTTTCGATCTGCTCCCGCCCGGCTCCATTCTCATTTCCGCGCGGCTGACGGACCAGATATTCGCCCTGTCGGGTCAGATTTTTGTCCTGGCCATTCAGATCGGCGCGCCGGTCATTGCCGCCATCCTCCTTGTGGACCTGGCACTGGCCCTTATTTCCCGTGCGTCTCCGCAGATGAACGTGCTCATTATCGGCTTCCCGATCAAGATCGCCGTCGGCTTCCTGTTTATGGGTATCATCTTTGAAATCATCAGCCTGCACATGGAGGGATTCGTGTCCCGCATGCCGCTGCTCTTCTCCCAAATCATCGGCGCGATGCGCTAG
- the flhB gene encoding flagellar biosynthesis protein FlhB: MAQNDPSRTENATPKRRNKARDEGNVPKSQELPKPLTLLFGLLMLQLYLGTIRTEIENLMKWFFTEGFVFELTPGSILSLFQTCLYSISVMVLPIMLVIAVAAFITVRLQVGQLWAPKVFKPKFQMFNVLSGLKKLFSKQALVRLVKSIFMAAAVALGPYIVIKQAFGEVIPLFYQPAESIAAYVLNAGQTMFYYALTPMILIGIADLLYTRWDYEENLKMTKSEVKDERKQAEGDPAIKNKQRQKMMAVMMRRMMQDVPKADVVITNPTHLAIAIRYNAMEAPAPMVLAKGAGAVAQRIKDIARENNVPIRENKPLARALYKVIEVGDTIPEEFYQAVAAILAQIYKTKQNPR; this comes from the coding sequence ATGGCACAGAACGATCCGAGTCGCACCGAAAACGCCACCCCCAAACGACGCAACAAGGCGCGTGACGAGGGAAATGTCCCCAAGAGCCAAGAGCTGCCCAAGCCCCTGACCCTGCTCTTCGGCCTGCTCATGCTGCAGCTCTATCTCGGCACCATACGCACCGAAATCGAAAATCTGATGAAATGGTTTTTCACGGAAGGATTCGTTTTCGAACTGACTCCAGGGTCGATTCTCTCCCTGTTTCAAACCTGCCTTTACAGCATTTCCGTGATGGTCCTGCCGATCATGCTCGTCATCGCTGTCGCCGCCTTCATCACCGTCCGGCTGCAGGTCGGACAGCTTTGGGCGCCAAAGGTCTTCAAGCCGAAATTCCAGATGTTCAACGTCTTGTCCGGCCTCAAAAAACTCTTCAGCAAGCAGGCCCTGGTCCGCTTGGTCAAAAGCATCTTCATGGCGGCGGCCGTGGCCCTTGGGCCATACATCGTCATCAAGCAGGCCTTCGGAGAAGTCATCCCGCTCTTTTACCAGCCCGCCGAAAGCATCGCCGCTTACGTGCTCAACGCCGGGCAGACCATGTTCTATTACGCGCTCACCCCCATGATCCTGATCGGCATCGCGGACCTGCTCTATACCCGCTGGGACTACGAGGAGAACCTGAAGATGACCAAGAGCGAGGTCAAGGACGAACGCAAGCAGGCCGAGGGCGATCCGGCCATCAAGAACAAACAGCGTCAGAAAATGATGGCAGTCATGATGCGGCGCATGATGCAGGACGTGCCCAAGGCCGACGTGGTCATCACCAACCCCACCCATCTGGCCATCGCCATCCGCTACAACGCCATGGAAGCCCCGGCCCCCATGGTCCTGGCCAAGGGTGCCGGAGCCGTTGCCCAGCGCATCAAGGACATCGCCCGGGAGAACAATGTGCCCATCCGTGAAAACAAGCCCCTGGCACGCGCCTTGTATAAGGTGATCGAAGTCGGCGACACGATTCCCGAGGAATTCTACCAGGCAGTGGCCGCAATCCTGGCCCAGATTTACAAAACCAAACAAAATCCGCGCTGA